From a single Rhinolophus ferrumequinum isolate MPI-CBG mRhiFer1 chromosome 15, mRhiFer1_v1.p, whole genome shotgun sequence genomic region:
- the LOC117034612 gene encoding zinc finger protein 396 isoform X2, whose amino-acid sequence MSAKLKQSSSLLSHTSEEPDSILVVKMEKTKEACNLESSLHWRSYYCPETFRQRFRQFGYQESPGPREALNRLRELCCQWLRPEVYTKKQILELLVLEQFLAILPKELQAWLREHRPENGEEAVTMLEELEKELDGPTEQPQVTCFQISGQNEDMLAEKLAPWEITTESPSGQLKPAKQQLQCTSMELQSSRQNDKDIRTINVKSASRQKTSSGTELHYDVSNTVHMNTSPSFTSRGTCEQDGRFERRHRNPSRKKQHKCDECGKTFSRSTAVILHQRIHSGEKPYACDVCAKAFSRNAALIQHRRIHTGEKPYKCPECGKAFSKNSNLFRHRKSHTRGKSPISIVRESKHSLRTFSTEEEDTKHKHLLSIDQWF is encoded by the exons ATGTCTGcaaaattgaaacagtcatcatCACTCCTTTCACACACTTCAGAAGAGCCTGACAGCATTCTGGTAGTGAAGATGGAAAAGACAAAGGAGGCCTGTAATCTGGAATCCAGCCTCCACTGGAGAAGCTACTATTGCCCAGAGACTTTCCGCCAGCGGTTTAGGCAGTTTGGCTACCAAGAGTCACCTGGGCCCCGGGAGGCTCTGAACCGGCTCCGGGAGCTTTGCTGTCAGTGGCTGCGGCCTGAGGTGTACACCAAGAAGCAGATCCTGGAGTTGCTGGTGCTGGAGCAGTTCCTGGCCATCCTGCCAAAGGAGCTGCAGGCCTGGCTGCGAGAGCACCGACCAGAGAATGGAGAGGAAGCTGTGACTATGTTGGAGGAGCTGGAAAAAGAGCTTGATGGACCGACTGAGCAGCCTCAGGTAACCTGTTTCCAGATCTCTGGACAGAATGAGGACATGCTTGCAGAGAAGCTAGCACCTTGGGAAATCACTACGGAGTCACCAAGTGGCCAGCTCAAGCCTGCGAAGCAGCAGCTACAGTGTACATCCATGGAGCTTCAGTCCTCAAGACAAAATGATAAAGACATCAGAACTATAAATGTGAAATCAGCTTCAAGGCAAAAGACTTCTTCAGGCACAGAACTGCATTACGATGTTTCCAACACTGTTCATATGAATACTTCTCCCAGTTTCACATCTAGAGGAACCTGTGAACAAGATGGCAGGTTTgaaagaagacatagaaaccCTTCTcgaaaaaaacaacacaagtgtGATGAATGTGGCAAAACCTTTAGTCGGAGCACAGCTGTTATCCTACATCAGAGAATCCACAGTGGAGAGAAGCCATATGCATGTGATGTGTGTGCAAAGGCTTTCAGCCGAAATGCAGCCCTAATTCAGCATCGAAGAATCCACACTGGGGAAAAACCCTACAAGTGTcctgaatgtgggaaagcctttagtaAGAACTCGAATCTTTTTAGACATAGGAAAAGTCACACacggg GAAAAAGTCCCATCAGTATCGTGAGGGAATCAAAGCATTCACTCAGAACTTTTTCAACAgaggaagaagacacaaaacacaaacacCTTCTTAGTATTGATCAGTGGTTTTAA
- the LOC117034612 gene encoding zinc finger protein 396 isoform X1, with the protein MSAKLKQSSSLLSHTSEEPDSILVVKMEKTKEACNLESSLHWRSYYCPETFRQRFRQFGYQESPGPREALNRLRELCCQWLRPEVYTKKQILELLVLEQFLAILPKELQAWLREHRPENGEEAVTMLEELEKELDGPTEQPQVTCFQISGQNEDMLAEKLAPWEITTESPSGQLKPAKQQLQCTSMELQSSRQNDKDIRTINVKSASRQKTSSGTELHYDVSNTVHMNTSPSFTSRGTCEQDGRFERRHRNPSRKKQHKCDECGKTFSRSTAVILHQRIHSGEKPYACDVCAKAFSRNAALIQHRRIHTGEKPYKCPECGKAFSKNSNLFRHRKSHTRGGRLAQLVRVQCS; encoded by the coding sequence ATGTCTGcaaaattgaaacagtcatcatCACTCCTTTCACACACTTCAGAAGAGCCTGACAGCATTCTGGTAGTGAAGATGGAAAAGACAAAGGAGGCCTGTAATCTGGAATCCAGCCTCCACTGGAGAAGCTACTATTGCCCAGAGACTTTCCGCCAGCGGTTTAGGCAGTTTGGCTACCAAGAGTCACCTGGGCCCCGGGAGGCTCTGAACCGGCTCCGGGAGCTTTGCTGTCAGTGGCTGCGGCCTGAGGTGTACACCAAGAAGCAGATCCTGGAGTTGCTGGTGCTGGAGCAGTTCCTGGCCATCCTGCCAAAGGAGCTGCAGGCCTGGCTGCGAGAGCACCGACCAGAGAATGGAGAGGAAGCTGTGACTATGTTGGAGGAGCTGGAAAAAGAGCTTGATGGACCGACTGAGCAGCCTCAGGTAACCTGTTTCCAGATCTCTGGACAGAATGAGGACATGCTTGCAGAGAAGCTAGCACCTTGGGAAATCACTACGGAGTCACCAAGTGGCCAGCTCAAGCCTGCGAAGCAGCAGCTACAGTGTACATCCATGGAGCTTCAGTCCTCAAGACAAAATGATAAAGACATCAGAACTATAAATGTGAAATCAGCTTCAAGGCAAAAGACTTCTTCAGGCACAGAACTGCATTACGATGTTTCCAACACTGTTCATATGAATACTTCTCCCAGTTTCACATCTAGAGGAACCTGTGAACAAGATGGCAGGTTTgaaagaagacatagaaaccCTTCTcgaaaaaaacaacacaagtgtGATGAATGTGGCAAAACCTTTAGTCGGAGCACAGCTGTTATCCTACATCAGAGAATCCACAGTGGAGAGAAGCCATATGCATGTGATGTGTGTGCAAAGGCTTTCAGCCGAAATGCAGCCCTAATTCAGCATCGAAGAATCCACACTGGGGAAAAACCCTACAAGTGTcctgaatgtgggaaagcctttagtaAGAACTCGAATCTTTTTAGACATAGGAAAAGTCACACacggggtggccggttggctcagttggttagagtgcagtgctcataa